One segment of Anopheles stephensi strain Indian chromosome 3, UCI_ANSTEP_V1.0, whole genome shotgun sequence DNA contains the following:
- the LOC118510014 gene encoding serine protease inhibitor 28Dc-like, which yields MAQLCANLFRLKDVIIQIGNGIFAQNGTTFDARYDKLAKDLYQSELQQLDFVQDETGSVRYINNWVNNQTHGRIADIVSHISPDTILMIVNTLYFRGLWEEPFQPLATRNRRFFPNGPDGPDSFDIPMMAKSHCMPYYYWQEENVRVLGVPYRQNVTMYIFMPMNSTRELVQSLQTKISAEKVNEIVTKMKMKSVTLLFPKMHISNSISLKSVLQQLGVYTLFERNDADLYRLLTGLNRHGAEETLDILDVLQDTKENAIRQLQQQNPECIIVERNGIERGDCLKEHCAYGGQVCVCCVEQDDDFRRRRRRNTFGGMTASKNESIFVNEMLHKVDLTVNERGTEGGAATATLIDRISSQVSFIVNGPFIIMIREEPTRLPLFYGSVYNPK from the coding sequence GAAAGATGTAATCATTCAGATCGGAAATGGTATCTTCGCCCAAAATGGCACCACGTTCGATGCGCGCTACGATAAGCTAGCGAAGGATCTGTACCAGAGCGAGCTGCAGCAGCTAGACTTTGTCCAGGACGAGACCGGTTCCGTGCGCTACATCAACAACTGGGTGAACAATCAAACGCACGGCCGCATCGCGGACATTGTGTCGCACATCAGCCCCGACACGATCCTGATGATCGTGAACACGCTGTACTTCCGCGGTCTGTGGGAAGAACCGTTCCAACCGCTCGCTACCCGCAACCGACGCTTCTTCCCGAACGGACCCGACGGCCCAGACTCGTTCGACATTCCGATGATGGCCAAAAGCCATTGCATGCCGTACTACTACTGGCAGGAGGAAAACGTGCGCGTGCTTGGCGTACCGTACCGTCAGAACGTCACCATGTACATCTTCATGCCGATGAACTCTACGCGCGAGCTGGTACAATCGCTGCAGACCAAAATTTCGGCCGAAAAAGTTAACGAGATTGTGACGAAAATGAAGATGAAGTCCGTTACACTGCTGTTCCCCAAGATGCACATCTCCAACTCGATTAGCCTGAAGAGTGTGCTGCAGCAGCTCGGCGTCTACACCCTGTTCGAGCGCAACGATGCCGATCTGTACCGTCTGCTTACCGGGCTAAACCGTCACGGTGCCGAAGAAACGCTCGACATTCTGGATGTGCTGCAGGACACGAAGGAAAACGCCATCCgccagctgcagcaacagAACCCCGAGTGCATCATAGTGGAGCGAAACGGTATCGAGCGGGGCGACTGTCTGAAGGAACATTGCGCCTACGGGGGtcaggtgtgcgtgtgctgtgTGGAGCAGGACGATGACTTCCGGCGTCGTCGCCGGCGGAATACATTCGGCGGCATGACCGCGTCGAAAAATGAATCGATCTTTGTCAACGAAATGCTGCACAAGGTGGACCTGACGGTGAATGAGCGCGGTACGGAGGGTGGTGCGGCGACCGCAACGCTGATCGATCGCATCTCGTCCCAGGTTAGCTTCATCGTCAACGGACCGTTCATCATAATGATCAGAGAGGAACCGACGCGACTGCCACTGTTTTACGGAAGTGTTTACAATCCTAAGTAG